From the Flavobacterium galactosidilyticum genome, one window contains:
- a CDS encoding M16 family metallopeptidase: MKSLHAFLFCFLVFSSISSYSQKEKPKEFKVEFEKFTLKNGLQVILHVDKSDPVVAVALTSHVGSARENVGRTGFAHLFEHLLFLESENLGKGGLDKMSARIGGEGANGSTSRDRTNYYQTVPKDALEKMIWAEADKLGYFINTVTEPVLAKEKQVVKNEKRQSYDNKPYGHTFSVISSNLYPSTHPYNWDVIGSLEDLQNATLEDVKNFYKRWYVPNNVTLTIAGDFDVNQTKKWVEKYFGEIERGEAIPKMEKQSVTLTETKKLYYEDNFARLPQLTLTWPSVYEYHPDSYALEVLASYLSKGKKAPLYKTLVEDKELTDEVDVFQYNSELAGQFMLSVTAFDKKNLDDVMTGVNEAFKNFEAQGISQQDLKRIKAGQETAFYTKLSSVLGKGFELAQYEIFAGDPNYIEQDVKNILAVTTADVMRVYQKYVKGKHFVATSFVPKGEAALALKGSTLAKVVEEKIVEGKEDVFDPNVTATYEKTPSTFDRSIEPAYGESPDVKLPSVWKNKLTSGLNLIGIENHEVPLVQFLLQIKGGMLLENTTKIGVSNMLAELMTKGTKNKTPEQLENAIESLGATIKAYSTDEGIFISGNSLAKNYKATIALVEEIILQPRWDLKEFDLIKQSTLSQIQQQKADPNSIARNEFKKLIYGKESILSYNRSGDENSVKNITIDDLKKYYTSNFSPSVSIFQIVGAVSKNEVTNSLIALNKNWNAQKVSFPAVKVNNTVAASKIYFYDVPGAKQSVIRIGYPALATTDTDYYPAMIMNYRLGGGGFASQLTQQLREGKGYTYGINSSFSGSTNKGPFTIGSGVRSNITFESVSLIKEILENYGKNFNENDLEVTKGYLIKSNARAFETLSAKLGMLNEISNYNYADSYAKQREDIVKNSTTTEIKRLSEKYLNPDKMIYLIVGDAETQLKKLEQIGFGKPILLNESAVK, encoded by the coding sequence ATGAAATCACTCCACGCCTTCCTATTCTGTTTCTTAGTTTTTAGTTCCATTTCTAGTTACTCTCAAAAAGAGAAACCAAAAGAATTCAAAGTAGAATTCGAAAAATTCACTTTAAAAAACGGATTGCAAGTCATATTACATGTCGATAAATCAGATCCTGTTGTTGCAGTGGCATTGACAAGTCACGTGGGATCTGCGAGAGAAAACGTAGGCAGAACTGGATTTGCGCATTTATTTGAACATTTACTTTTCTTAGAATCAGAAAATTTAGGAAAAGGAGGATTAGATAAAATGAGTGCCCGAATTGGTGGCGAAGGAGCAAATGGCTCTACTAGTAGAGACCGTACTAATTACTATCAAACCGTTCCTAAGGATGCATTAGAAAAAATGATTTGGGCAGAAGCTGATAAATTAGGATATTTCATCAACACCGTAACTGAGCCTGTTTTAGCTAAAGAAAAACAAGTCGTTAAAAACGAAAAAAGGCAGAGTTATGATAACAAACCTTACGGTCACACTTTTTCTGTAATTTCTAGCAATTTATATCCTAGCACACATCCTTACAATTGGGATGTGATCGGTTCACTTGAAGATTTACAAAATGCAACACTTGAAGATGTCAAAAATTTCTACAAGCGCTGGTATGTTCCTAATAATGTAACCTTGACAATTGCTGGAGATTTTGATGTAAATCAAACTAAAAAATGGGTTGAAAAATATTTTGGAGAGATAGAACGTGGAGAAGCAATCCCTAAAATGGAAAAGCAATCTGTAACCTTAACGGAAACTAAAAAATTATACTATGAAGATAATTTTGCTCGTTTACCACAACTTACCCTAACGTGGCCATCCGTTTATGAATATCATCCTGATAGTTATGCTCTTGAAGTTTTAGCTAGTTATCTTTCTAAAGGTAAAAAAGCACCTTTATACAAAACCTTAGTCGAGGATAAAGAACTTACTGATGAAGTTGATGTTTTTCAATACAATTCAGAATTAGCAGGTCAATTTATGTTAAGTGTTACTGCTTTTGATAAAAAGAATCTAGACGACGTAATGACTGGAGTGAATGAAGCTTTCAAGAACTTTGAAGCACAAGGGATTTCACAACAAGATTTAAAACGAATTAAAGCGGGACAAGAAACCGCATTTTACACAAAACTATCAAGTGTACTAGGAAAAGGATTTGAATTAGCACAGTACGAAATTTTTGCAGGAGACCCAAATTATATTGAGCAAGATGTAAAGAATATTCTTGCGGTAACTACAGCTGATGTTATGCGTGTGTATCAAAAATACGTGAAAGGAAAACATTTTGTAGCTACTAGTTTTGTCCCAAAAGGAGAGGCTGCATTAGCATTAAAAGGTTCTACATTAGCAAAAGTTGTAGAAGAAAAAATTGTTGAAGGCAAAGAAGATGTGTTTGATCCCAATGTTACCGCTACCTACGAAAAAACACCTTCTACTTTTGATAGAAGCATTGAGCCTGCTTACGGAGAAAGTCCTGATGTTAAATTACCTTCCGTATGGAAAAACAAATTGACTTCTGGGCTCAATCTTATAGGAATTGAAAATCATGAAGTACCACTTGTTCAATTTTTATTACAAATAAAAGGCGGAATGCTACTAGAGAATACTACTAAAATAGGAGTTTCAAACATGCTAGCTGAATTGATGACTAAAGGAACAAAAAACAAAACTCCAGAACAATTAGAAAATGCAATTGAAAGCCTTGGAGCTACTATCAAAGCGTATTCAACGGATGAGGGAATTTTTATTTCTGGAAATTCATTAGCTAAAAATTACAAAGCGACAATTGCTCTAGTGGAAGAAATAATTCTTCAACCTCGTTGGGATTTGAAAGAATTTGATTTAATCAAACAAAGTACTTTAAGCCAAATTCAACAACAAAAAGCGGATCCGAATAGCATTGCTAGAAATGAATTTAAGAAATTAATTTATGGAAAGGAATCTATTTTGTCATACAACCGCAGCGGCGATGAAAACTCAGTAAAAAACATCACTATTGATGATTTGAAAAAATATTACACCAGTAATTTTTCTCCATCAGTTTCGATTTTTCAAATTGTAGGTGCTGTTTCAAAAAACGAAGTAACTAATTCATTAATAGCATTAAATAAAAACTGGAATGCTCAAAAAGTGAGTTTCCCAGCAGTTAAAGTTAATAACACAGTTGCTGCATCAAAAATTTATTTTTACGATGTTCCAGGTGCAAAACAATCAGTAATTAGAATAGGTTATCCAGCTCTCGCAACCACTGATACTGATTATTATCCAGCAATGATTATGAATTATCGTTTAGGTGGTGGTGGATTTGCTTCACAACTTACCCAACAATTGCGTGAAGGAAAAGGATATACGTATGGAATTAATTCTTCTTTCTCTGGTTCAACTAACAAAGGGCCATTCACTATTGGTAGCGGCGTTCGCTCTAATATAACTTTTGAATCTGTTAGTTTGATAAAAGAAATTCTAGAGAATTATGGCAAAAACTTTAATGAGAATGATCTTGAAGTTACTAAAGGTTATTTAATCAAAAGTAATGCAAGAGCATTTGAAACGTTGTCTGCTAAACTAGGAATGCTGAACGAAATTAGCAATTACAACTATGCTGATTCGTATGCAAAGCAGCGCGAAGACATTGTAAAAAACAGTACAACAACCGAGATAAAAAGACTTTCAGAAAAGTATTTGAATCCAGATAAAATGATTTATTTAATAGTAGGAGATGCAGAGACGCAATTGAAAAAATTAGAGCAAATAGGATTTGGAAAACCTATCCTTTTAAATGAATCAGCGGTGAAATAA
- a CDS encoding AIR synthase related protein: MSSDTSKRYALRGVSASKEDVHNAIKNIDKGLFPQAFCKIVPDYLTQDEDYCLIMHADGAGTKSSLAYMYWKETGDISVWKGIAQDALIMNIDDLLCVGATDNILLSSTIGRNKNLIPAEVISAIINGTEELIKELDSFGVTIHSTGGETADVGDIVRTIIVDSTVTARMKRSKVIDNANIKAGDVIVGLASFGQATYEKSYNGGMGSNGLTSARHDVFGKYLATKYPESYDAAVPEDLIYSGQVQLTDGVEDSPINAGQLVLSPTRTYAPIIKKILDQYTSNEIHGMVHCSGGAQTKILHFVENLHIIKDNLFPVPPLFKLIQEQSKTDWKEMYQVFNCGHRLEIYVPENIAQEIIAISKSFNVDAQIVGRVMESDTKKLTISSEYGTFEY; the protein is encoded by the coding sequence ATGAGTTCAGACACTTCAAAAAGATATGCGCTTCGCGGTGTTTCGGCATCTAAAGAAGATGTACACAACGCCATAAAAAACATTGACAAAGGACTGTTTCCACAAGCTTTCTGTAAAATCGTTCCAGATTATTTAACACAAGACGAAGACTATTGTTTGATCATGCATGCAGATGGAGCAGGAACTAAATCCTCTTTAGCATATATGTATTGGAAAGAAACAGGAGATATTTCTGTATGGAAAGGCATTGCACAAGATGCGTTAATCATGAATATCGACGATTTATTGTGTGTAGGAGCAACAGATAATATTTTACTTTCTTCAACCATTGGAAGAAACAAAAATCTGATTCCAGCCGAAGTTATTTCAGCAATTATAAACGGAACCGAAGAACTAATTAAAGAACTAGATTCCTTTGGTGTGACGATCCATTCAACTGGTGGAGAAACTGCAGATGTAGGTGATATTGTTCGAACTATAATTGTTGACTCAACAGTTACTGCTCGTATGAAACGAAGTAAAGTAATTGATAATGCTAATATTAAAGCGGGTGACGTAATTGTAGGATTGGCTTCTTTTGGTCAAGCTACTTACGAGAAAAGTTATAATGGCGGTATGGGAAGTAACGGTCTTACGTCAGCGCGACATGATGTTTTTGGGAAGTACTTGGCAACCAAATATCCAGAAAGTTATGATGCAGCTGTTCCAGAAGATTTAATTTATTCAGGACAAGTGCAATTAACTGATGGAGTAGAAGATTCTCCTATCAATGCGGGACAATTAGTACTTTCGCCAACCAGAACGTATGCTCCTATTATCAAGAAAATTTTAGATCAATATACGTCTAATGAAATTCACGGAATGGTACATTGTAGTGGTGGCGCGCAAACTAAAATTTTACATTTCGTAGAAAACTTACACATCATAAAAGATAATTTATTTCCAGTTCCACCCTTGTTCAAATTGATTCAAGAGCAATCTAAAACTGATTGGAAAGAAATGTACCAAGTATTCAATTGTGGGCATCGTTTGGAAATTTATGTTCCAGAAAATATTGCTCAAGAGATTATTGCAATTTCAAAATCATTTAATGTCGATGCTCAAATTGTGGGGAGAGTAATGGAATCTGATACTAAAAAACTTACTATTAGCAGCGAATACGGAACTTTCGAATATTAA
- a CDS encoding glutamine synthetase III — MSTLRFQALKEASTRKPVKFEESDRKSNLFGSNVFNDKAMKQFLTSDAFKGVQGAVQHGTKIDRKLADYIAMGMKEWALSKGVTHYTHWFQPLTGTTAEKHDAFFETSPDGSDPVEKLGGAQLVQQEPDASSFPNGGIRNTFEARGYTAWDPTSPAFIFGTTLCIPTVFISYTGEALDYKTPLLRVLTVIDDAATEVCKYFDKNVKKVTATLGWEQEYFLIDSALANSRPDLMMTGRTLLGHTSAKGQQLDDHYFGSIPTRALVYMRDLEQECMLLGIPVKTRHNEVAPNQFELAPIFEETNLAVDHNCLLMDVMQKVAERHHFKVLFHEKPFKGVNGSGKHNNWSLATDTGINLLSPSKTPMSNLQFLTFFINTIKAVHDNESLLRAAIASASNDHRLGANEAPPAIISVFIGEQLTKVLDELEGVTAGKLSPEEKTDLKLNVVGKIPDVLLDNTDRNRTSPFAFTGNKFEFRAVGSTANCSNSMTTLNAIVAKQLRDFKVEVDALIESKDMKKDDAIFNVLRDYIKKSKKILFEGDGYSEEWEIEAAKRGLSNFKTTPEALKARISKQSLDLFSELNVMNHVEVEARYEIELEEYTKKVQIEGRVLGDISKNHVIPTAIRYQNTLITNVKGLKDIFGDDFENIAKEQIVLIKQISKHIEGINSNVLAMTNERKKANTLTDAQEMAEAYCNNVKPYFDIIRKHCDKLELLVDNEIWTLTKYRELLFTK; from the coding sequence ATGTCAACATTACGTTTCCAGGCGCTTAAAGAAGCATCAACAAGAAAACCAGTTAAATTTGAAGAATCTGATAGAAAATCAAATTTATTTGGTTCAAATGTATTTAATGACAAAGCAATGAAGCAGTTTCTAACTTCAGATGCTTTTAAAGGAGTTCAAGGTGCGGTACAGCATGGAACTAAAATTGACAGGAAATTAGCGGATTATATCGCTATGGGTATGAAAGAATGGGCACTTTCTAAAGGAGTAACTCATTATACGCACTGGTTTCAACCACTTACGGGAACAACTGCTGAGAAACATGATGCTTTTTTTGAAACCTCTCCAGACGGTAGCGATCCAGTTGAAAAATTAGGTGGAGCGCAATTAGTTCAACAAGAGCCAGATGCTTCTAGTTTTCCAAATGGAGGAATTAGAAATACATTTGAAGCAAGAGGATATACTGCTTGGGATCCAACTTCTCCAGCTTTTATCTTTGGAACTACGTTATGTATTCCAACTGTTTTTATCTCTTACACTGGAGAAGCTTTAGATTATAAAACGCCATTATTAAGAGTACTAACAGTTATTGATGATGCTGCTACAGAGGTTTGTAAATATTTTGACAAAAATGTAAAGAAAGTTACTGCGACATTAGGTTGGGAGCAAGAATATTTCTTAATTGATAGTGCTTTAGCAAATTCTCGCCCAGACCTTATGATGACGGGAAGAACATTACTAGGACATACTTCTGCTAAAGGGCAACAATTAGACGATCATTATTTTGGATCTATTCCTACTCGTGCTCTTGTTTACATGAGAGATTTAGAGCAAGAATGCATGTTATTAGGAATTCCTGTAAAAACGCGTCATAATGAAGTTGCACCAAATCAATTTGAATTAGCTCCAATTTTTGAAGAGACTAACCTTGCAGTAGATCACAACTGTTTGTTGATGGATGTTATGCAGAAAGTCGCAGAGCGTCACCATTTCAAAGTGTTGTTTCATGAAAAACCTTTTAAAGGAGTAAATGGATCTGGAAAACATAATAACTGGTCATTAGCAACTGATACTGGAATTAACTTGTTAAGTCCAAGTAAAACACCAATGAGTAATTTACAGTTTTTGACATTCTTTATTAATACAATCAAAGCAGTACATGATAATGAGTCTTTGCTAAGAGCAGCTATTGCATCAGCAAGTAATGATCATAGACTAGGTGCTAATGAAGCGCCACCTGCAATTATCTCTGTGTTTATTGGAGAACAATTGACTAAAGTGTTAGATGAATTAGAAGGTGTGACTGCGGGTAAATTATCTCCTGAAGAAAAAACAGACTTAAAATTGAACGTAGTAGGAAAAATTCCAGACGTTCTTTTAGATAATACTGATAGAAATAGAACGTCACCATTTGCCTTTACAGGAAATAAATTTGAGTTCAGAGCAGTCGGTTCAACAGCTAACTGTTCTAATTCTATGACTACTTTAAATGCAATTGTGGCTAAACAATTAAGAGATTTTAAAGTAGAAGTGGATGCTTTGATTGAATCTAAAGACATGAAGAAAGATGATGCTATCTTTAATGTACTAAGAGATTATATCAAAAAATCTAAAAAAATCCTTTTTGAAGGAGACGGATATAGCGAAGAATGGGAAATTGAAGCTGCGAAAAGAGGTTTGAGTAATTTTAAAACTACTCCTGAAGCATTGAAAGCCAGAATTTCTAAACAATCTTTAGACTTGTTTTCTGAATTGAATGTGATGAACCACGTTGAGGTTGAAGCACGATACGAAATTGAATTAGAGGAATACACTAAAAAAGTTCAAATTGAAGGTAGAGTTTTAGGAGATATTTCTAAAAACCACGTTATACCTACAGCGATCCGTTACCAAAATACTTTGATTACTAATGTAAAAGGATTAAAAGATATTTTTGGAGATGACTTCGAAAATATTGCTAAAGAGCAAATCGTTCTTATTAAGCAAATTTCTAAGCATATCGAAGGAATTAATTCTAATGTATTAGCAATGACTAATGAGAGAAAGAAAGCAAATACGCTGACTGATGCTCAAGAAATGGCTGAAGCATATTGCAACAATGTAAAACCTTATTTTGATATTATTAGAAAACATTGCGATAAATTAGAATTGCTTGTTGATAACGAAATCTGGACTTTAACTAAATATAGAGAATTGTTGTTTACAAAATAG
- a CDS encoding TerC family protein — MIVWISFLVAVLIFLALDLGVFNKTPHIISTKEAGKWTAIWITLSFLFSGVIYWLYKTNYIANPDNLQPTTAAIKFITGYLIELSLSIDNIFVIAIIFAAFKIPQKYQHRVLFWGILGAIIFRGLMIFFGVMLINKFTWMTYIFGAFLIYTAMKMLFNGEDEQFEPKKSFIYKLLKKVMPISNHIDKEHFFVKRKHITAATPLFVALVVIEVMDVVFAIDSVPAILAITSDPFLVFSSNIFAILGLRSMYFFLANMLAKFSYLEYSLIAILSFVGLKMLVHDFIKLPEWVSLAFIAAALIIGIIVSLQKSKNEVSE, encoded by the coding sequence ATGATTGTCTGGATTTCTTTTTTAGTAGCCGTTTTAATTTTCTTAGCTCTTGATTTAGGAGTATTCAATAAAACGCCACACATTATCAGCACGAAAGAGGCTGGAAAATGGACTGCAATTTGGATTACATTATCATTTCTTTTTTCAGGAGTGATCTACTGGCTATACAAAACAAATTACATAGCGAATCCTGATAATTTGCAACCTACCACAGCAGCAATAAAATTTATCACTGGTTATTTGATAGAACTTTCTTTGAGCATTGATAATATATTTGTTATTGCTATAATCTTCGCCGCGTTCAAAATACCTCAGAAATACCAACATCGCGTTTTATTTTGGGGAATATTAGGAGCTATCATCTTTAGAGGTCTGATGATCTTTTTTGGTGTAATGCTTATTAATAAGTTCACTTGGATGACTTATATCTTTGGAGCATTCCTTATATATACGGCAATGAAAATGTTGTTTAATGGTGAGGATGAACAGTTTGAGCCAAAGAAATCATTTATTTACAAATTATTAAAAAAAGTGATGCCAATATCAAACCATATTGATAAGGAACATTTTTTTGTAAAAAGAAAACACATCACTGCTGCAACACCACTCTTTGTAGCACTTGTAGTTATTGAAGTGATGGATGTAGTTTTTGCGATTGATAGCGTGCCAGCTATTTTAGCGATAACAAGTGATCCGTTTTTAGTTTTCAGTTCTAACATCTTCGCTATTTTAGGACTGCGTTCCATGTATTTTTTCCTAGCAAACATGTTAGCAAAATTTAGCTATTTAGAATATAGTCTAATTGCTATATTAAGTTTCGTGGGTCTAAAAATGTTAGTCCATGATTTTATCAAATTACCAGAATGGGTATCACTAGCATTCATAGCCGCTGCACTTATTATAGGAATTATAGTTTCATTACAAAAAAGCAAAAATGAAGTAAGTGAGTAA
- a CDS encoding valine--tRNA ligase, with product MTIPAQFDAKTIENKWYDYWMKNNYFHSEPDHRTPYTIVIPPPNVTGVLHMGHMLNNTIQDVLIRRARLKGFNACWVPGTDHASIATEAKVVAKLKAEGINKNDLTREEFLAHAWEWTDKYGGVILDQLKKLGASCDWERTKFTMDPDMSASVIKSFVDLYNKGLIYRGYRMVNWDPEAKTTLSDEEVIYEEQQGKLYFLKYKIEGSEDFLTIATTRPETIFGDTAICINPSDERFSHLKGKKAIVPICGRVIPIIEDEYVDIEFGTGCLKVTPAHDMNDKNLGEKHNLEIVDIFNEDATLNSFGLHYQGKDRFAVRDEVAKELEAIGALAKTEIHLNKVGTSERTKAVIEPRLSDQWFLKMEDLVKPAIQSVLVDGDIKLHPARFNNTYAHWLNNIRDWNISRQLWWGQQIPAYFYGDGKEDFVVAESIEEALALVKEKTNNAGLQTSDLRQDVDALDTWFSSWLWPMSVFGGIMDPESEDFKYYYPTNDLVTGPDILFFWVARMIIAGYEYTDKKPFTNVYLTGLVRDKQRRKMSKSLGNSPDPLDLIEKFGADGVRVGLLLSASAGNDIMFDEELCNQGKAFTNKIWNAFKLIKGWEVSDTIPQPESSKVAIEWYEAKLQQTLLEIEDNFEKYRISDALMAIYKLVWDDFCSWFLEMIKPAYQQPIDSVTFAKAIEMLENNLKLLHPFMPFLTEEIWQIIAERTNEEALIVSTWPEMKSFKASLISDFENTIEVISGIRTIRKDKNIPFKDAIELKAINNDKTSTYFDAVVAKLGNITAMEYVSEKVDGALSFRVKSNEYFIPITGNIDVEAEIAKLTAELVYTLGFLKSVQSKLANEKFVAGAPEKVLANERQKEADALAKIETIEQSLAGLK from the coding sequence ATGACAATTCCCGCACAATTTGACGCAAAAACGATAGAGAATAAATGGTACGACTACTGGATGAAAAATAATTATTTTCACTCAGAGCCAGATCACAGAACGCCTTATACCATTGTAATTCCTCCGCCAAACGTGACTGGAGTTTTGCACATGGGACACATGCTAAACAATACAATTCAGGATGTCTTAATTAGAAGAGCGCGTCTGAAAGGATTCAACGCATGCTGGGTGCCAGGAACGGATCACGCGTCGATTGCTACTGAAGCGAAAGTAGTGGCAAAGCTAAAAGCGGAAGGAATCAATAAAAATGATTTAACACGGGAAGAATTTCTTGCTCACGCTTGGGAATGGACAGACAAATATGGTGGCGTAATTCTAGACCAACTAAAAAAGCTAGGTGCTTCTTGCGATTGGGAACGCACGAAGTTTACAATGGATCCAGATATGTCAGCATCTGTAATTAAGTCTTTTGTGGATTTGTACAACAAGGGATTGATTTATCGTGGTTACCGAATGGTAAATTGGGATCCAGAAGCTAAAACTACTTTGTCTGACGAAGAAGTTATTTATGAAGAACAACAAGGGAAATTATATTTCCTAAAATATAAGATCGAAGGAAGTGAAGACTTTCTGACAATTGCAACAACGCGTCCGGAAACCATTTTTGGAGATACCGCTATTTGTATCAATCCTAGTGACGAGCGTTTTTCTCATTTGAAGGGTAAAAAAGCTATTGTCCCTATTTGCGGAAGAGTGATCCCTATTATCGAAGATGAGTATGTAGATATCGAATTTGGAACAGGTTGTTTAAAGGTAACTCCTGCTCACGATATGAATGATAAGAATTTAGGTGAGAAACATAATCTAGAAATTGTAGATATTTTCAATGAGGATGCTACTTTAAATAGTTTTGGATTGCATTACCAAGGTAAAGATCGATTTGCTGTTCGTGACGAAGTAGCTAAAGAATTAGAAGCGATTGGTGCTTTAGCAAAAACAGAGATTCACTTAAATAAAGTAGGAACTTCTGAAAGAACAAAAGCGGTTATCGAACCAAGATTATCTGATCAGTGGTTCTTGAAAATGGAAGATTTGGTTAAACCAGCAATTCAGTCTGTTTTGGTTGATGGAGATATTAAATTGCATCCAGCACGTTTCAATAATACGTATGCGCATTGGTTAAATAATATTCGCGATTGGAATATTTCGCGCCAATTATGGTGGGGACAACAAATTCCTGCGTATTTCTACGGCGACGGAAAAGAAGATTTTGTAGTTGCTGAATCTATCGAAGAAGCTTTGGCTTTAGTTAAAGAAAAGACAAATAACGCTGGACTTCAAACTTCTGACCTTAGACAAGATGTGGATGCTTTAGATACTTGGTTTTCTTCTTGGCTTTGGCCAATGTCAGTTTTTGGAGGAATAATGGATCCAGAAAGTGAGGATTTCAAGTATTATTATCCAACAAATGATTTAGTAACTGGTCCAGACATTTTATTTTTCTGGGTGGCGCGTATGATTATTGCAGGTTATGAATATACCGATAAAAAGCCATTTACAAATGTGTACTTGACAGGTTTAGTTCGTGACAAACAAAGACGTAAAATGTCTAAATCATTAGGAAATTCGCCAGATCCTTTGGATTTAATCGAGAAATTTGGTGCAGATGGTGTTCGTGTAGGTTTGCTTTTGAGCGCTTCTGCAGGAAATGACATTATGTTTGATGAAGAGTTGTGTAATCAAGGAAAAGCGTTTACCAATAAAATCTGGAATGCATTTAAATTGATAAAAGGATGGGAAGTTTCAGATACTATTCCGCAACCAGAATCTTCAAAAGTGGCAATTGAGTGGTATGAAGCCAAATTGCAACAAACACTTCTAGAAATTGAAGACAATTTCGAAAAATATAGAATTTCTGATGCCTTAATGGCTATTTATAAATTGGTTTGGGATGATTTCTGTTCTTGGTTCTTAGAAATGATAAAACCGGCTTACCAGCAACCAATTGACAGCGTAACTTTTGCGAAAGCAATAGAAATGCTGGAAAATAATTTGAAATTATTACATCCATTTATGCCTTTCTTAACAGAGGAAATTTGGCAAATAATTGCCGAAAGAACTAACGAAGAAGCGCTGATAGTTTCTACTTGGCCAGAAATGAAGTCTTTTAAAGCTAGTTTAATTTCAGATTTCGAAAATACAATTGAGGTAATTTCAGGCATTAGGACGATTCGTAAAGACAAGAATATTCCGTTTAAAGATGCGATCGAATTGAAAGCAATAAACAATGATAAAACTTCAACTTATTTTGATGCGGTTGTAGCAAAATTAGGGAATATTACCGCAATGGAATACGTTTCAGAGAAAGTGGATGGAGCTTTATCTTTCCGTGTAAAATCGAATGAATATTTTATTCCAATTACTGGAAATATTGATGTTGAAGCTGAAATTGCTAAACTTACAGCAGAATTAGTATACACGTTAGGTTTTTTAAAATCAGTTCAAAGCAAACTTGCTAATGAGAAATTTGTTGCTGGTGCGCCAGAGAAAGTTTTGGCAAACGAAAGACAAAAAGAAGCTGATGCGCTTGCTAAAATCGAAACGATCGAGCAAAGTTTAGCAGGATTGAAGTAA
- a CDS encoding DUF1573 domain-containing protein, translating into MKKTIILIAFALISSIGFAQNGPKIVFSAPDNTIDYGKVTKTENGTRDFIFTNTGNAPLIITNVLSTCGCTVPIKPGEPVMPGKTGKITVKYNMAPGPIRKTITVESNAVNYPDGRVALKIKGEVISN; encoded by the coding sequence ATGAAAAAAACTATAATTTTAATAGCTTTCGCATTAATCAGCAGTATTGGTTTTGCACAAAACGGTCCTAAAATTGTATTCTCTGCGCCAGACAACACTATTGATTACGGAAAAGTTACCAAAACAGAAAATGGAACTCGTGATTTTATTTTCACTAATACTGGCAACGCTCCTTTGATCATCACAAATGTGCTATCAACTTGCGGGTGTACTGTGCCAATAAAACCAGGAGAGCCAGTTATGCCTGGAAAAACAGGAAAAATAACAGTAAAGTACAATATGGCTCCAGGCCCAATTAGAAAAACAATAACAGTGGAATCGAATGCAGTAAACTATCCTGATGGTAGAGTAGCATTAAAAATAAAAGGAGAGGTAATCTCCAATTAA